From the Aspergillus puulaauensis MK2 DNA, chromosome 1, nearly complete sequence genome, the window GCCCcctccattcccattcccattcccattcaaATCATCAAACTGCGTCACTATATCCGTCGTCACAACAACATTATTCCCCCCAGGCACAATATGCTCCTTACTCCCATTCCCAGCACTATTCCGCCCCCCCAAATCCCCCAACTCCACCCAGTCCAGGTCCCCCTCGTCCGCAAAGGCCTTGCTCCCAGTCCCATACGTACTAGGCCGGAAATGCGAGTTTGTGCCGCGGTTCGTGTTGAGCGACCGCCCTGGTCCGTACGGGTTGCTCCCGCTTTGGTAGTACGCTGGTGTAGATGTTTTCTTCGAAGTTAGCCCGAGCCGTTGCAGGATTCGTTCCATTAAGGGCCGGATTGGCGGGACGCAGCCGACGACTATTACGATCCAGGCTTCTGTGGAGGCCCACATTAGGAGGGTTGGTTGGGCCCCTGTCGCTATTAGTATTGGCTTTGAATTGTATGGTGTGGAGTTGGGTTGACGTACAGGTGATGTCGCTCGTCTCTGTGAGAGCTTTGAGCTCGTATGTTTTTACAGCGGAGCAGATTGCGGCTCTGATGGGGTTAATTTAGATCTGGCAACAGGGTGAGTGAACTTACATCCAGCCTAGACCCATGAGGATGGACAAGGCGACCTTGATGCGCAGCTTCATCTGCAACTTCCAGAATAGGTGGATTGGATAACTCGCTAGCAGAGCATCGGAGAATGTATTGAAGCCTGACAATTAGCAACACCCAAATATCAGGGACGAAGAAACGCACTGGCTTGAAAGAAGGAGTAGTTCTGATTCAACTTCCGACCCGGATCACACGTCCCGGGCAGAGAGTCATCCCACAGTTTCTGCATGGGCGTGCACTGTCCCAGAATCGTACCGAGGACGGCAATGTTCACAGCTGCAATCAAGACCCCCAGTATTATGAGCAGCCATGGCTTCTTCTCGTGCCGGCCGCGGATCTGCGTCAGGAaggtgaggatggcgagttTGCCGAGCATGGACGCTGCAATGGCGAGCAGCTGGAATACCCATGACCAGTGGAGCGTTTGGACTTGTTGTTCGTGTGAGAGGGTGTTGACGTGGCGGCCCATACCATGGTGGACGCAGAGTTGGAGGAAGATTTGGGCTGTGACTTGGGTTGCCTAGGACAGACCGTAGTTAGATACTGCAcagataataaatatatggGAACGTACAACTGTCAATCCCGCAACCGCAAAATCAGGCCGGAAGCGAGAGACGATTTTCCAGTTCGATAGGAACCGAAgagcgaagaagatcagaCCAACGACTGTCTCGGCCCATGAGACGGCCAGGATAACCACCGACTTGTCGTCTGCCATTGCTGGGGAGGGCAATGGCAATGTCACCGCAGGCTCATGCAGGAGATAGATAGTGGGAAAGGGGAGGGCGATTAAGCCCTGATATGGCTGGTACTAATACGGAGGACGTGGTCTGTGGTCTGTGGTCTGATATGTCGGGCTTACTGGGCGCAAGCATTTATCCATATTTCACCGACTCGGGGACTCATCGGCCCTGGAGGGGCAGGAATTACAATTCTGCAAGTTAATTGCCCTTCTGGAACCCATGCTAGCCCACACGAGCGATTATTGAAGGCCTGTTGGTTCGTCCCTGCAGGCAATGTAACTTAATTCTCGCAGATTGGAATCGCAACCATCCCAGCAGCATCGAGCACCACGAACCAATCCCTTGGAGACTGCATGCAAGGCAATCACAGTCCAGTATCGACGCAAGTTTCAAAGAATGATGTGGTGCCAGTCCGCACCATCTCGGGGAGGGCCCTCCACCTCGGAGTCTACTCTCCGTGGAACAGACTAGCAGGGGTTCTAGTGTCGACAGTCTACCAGGGTATGCAGGGCACGAGTGAAACGAAAAGTCGAAAACTCAATCCGCGAACCCCGCCAAGGAAGCAGGAAGCAAGAAGCACCATGGATTATGGAATGCTGCAGGCGAAACGTGATATGACGGGCTGAGGGGTGAATGTGTGATCGCCACGCGCACCCAGTTGGATGTCCATGTGGCCATTCCTGCGATGATCAGGGAATGGCTGTATGAACCTGCCCAGCTGAGTAGGTGGCGGCAACGGATGAGGACCTCTTGTTGTGACAGTGGCACTGCGACTGGTCCACGGCAAGTCTGACCGAGTCAGACCGGCAGCCTGTCAGGGCTCGCAGTGCGCCGTGGCCCGTCAGCCACCGAAACCCCTGGTGAGTTCTGAACAGGCCGAGAACGCTAAGGAAGAGTCTAATGGGACGGACTGGCCGACGGCCTCTTAAAGTCCAAGGAGTGCGTGGGGCCAAAAGGCAGATCGCTGGGGACTGGGGGCGGGTCTCCCATAGCCCTAACAGCCCGCATTGGAGGAACAACCAAATTGACTcgtggctgttgctgtgtaGGGTTAATCTGGTTAATCTCGGGCTGCACTTGTTACGCGTTCTCGCCCCCAATCCATCCACGGTTGTTGCAACTCTATTATTGGAGATTTGATTTACAGTATTGACTGTCCAGTTCGAGTAACCTCCCACCCAAATCTCCCGACCGAATTACCTCTCCCCCCGGTTTATGCCTCACTCAACCTACATGAGTCCAGCTGTCTGGAGGAAATTCTTGTTGTGCAGCCAGATCCGCAtctccttgcccttgaggTAGAAGGGCAGGTAGAACAGGTAGATAACCACATTAATCGTAGCCACAGTCATAAACACCGACAGCAGCCCGCTGGCGTCAATAAAGTCATTGATCACCCACGTCCAAATCCACGCGATGCAGGATTTCAGCGCTGCAATGGTGATCATCACCTCGACGGAGAGCTGAGCGAATCATCAGTTAGCATGGCACGCCAAATGACTCGCGGACGTAGTACACTAAGTACGacaagagaaggagagaatCGTTGGAGACTTACCTCCTTATGACAGTCCAATGCATAGTTCATCCCCAGCGTCGTCCCCATCTGGCTCCCCACCGACAGGATCCCGGCCCCCACCACCGGCATGGCCCAGTGCATCTGGTGCTGGTACGAGAGCGCGAACCACAGCGCCccgaagaaggtgaagacTGCAGCGAGTAGACACGTTGGCAGACGCATTTCCGGCTCGCGGATCCCGCGGTTGCGCTTTGTGAAGTAGTTCGCTATCCAGTCACTGACGGggccggagaagaagaccccGAATAAGGACCCCACGAAGGGCG encodes:
- a CDS encoding uncharacterized protein (COG:S;~EggNog:ENOG410Q28J;~TransMembrane:6 (o6-30i42-67o87-108i120-141o191-211i232-252o)) translates to MADDKSVVILAVSWAETVVGLIFFALRFLSNWKIVSRFRPDFAVAGLTVATQVTAQIFLQLCVHHGMGRHVNTLSHEQQVQTLHWSWVFQLLAIAASMLGKLAILTFLTQIRGRHEKKPWLLIILGVLIAAVNIAVLGTILGQCTPMQKLWDDSLPGTCDPGRKLNQNYSFFQATSYPIHLFWKLQMKLRIKVALSILMGLGWIAAICSAVKTYELKALTETSDITWAQPTLLMWASTEAWIVIVVGCVPPIRPLMERILQRLGLTSKKTSTPAYYQSGSNPYGPGRSLNTNRGTNSHFRPSTYGTGSKAFADEGDLDWVELGDLGGRNSAGNGSKEHIVPGGNNVVVTTDIVTQFDDLNGNGNGNGGGHVHAISSNASSGSGEDWGRQTPDVRKGV